The following coding sequences lie in one Leptospira stimsonii genomic window:
- a CDS encoding AraC family transcriptional regulator, which produces MIYLDWFGNAFAIFGGFLAFLLAVPDLLLPKRTKFQTYFSIVLILIGVLQLLNEIVFQGVLRDPSIYLAFSLPFLFTIGPVAYLSIRAMVEEEFRFGIFPWISLLPAIVVVFPISILFSTVRFFPWDFPFSELNEAECLFKALYLVSALYSFYYGILILRILSSVQEKKLKLLIWISFIDFFFVSIFGFLGISVEFFFLKVSSWVVTLALCLVYYVRKKYPEFEETIHVELVKAKYSRSRLGGLEVDSILKKLEVMMKVEKVFQDEEISLSSVAERVSLTTHQLSELINRKLNKSFFIWLNEYRIEEAKRLLYETDKTVIEIAMEVGFNNRSSFNEAFLKFTQKTPVGYRKFSREDATFFTSS; this is translated from the coding sequence ATGATTTACTTGGATTGGTTCGGGAATGCGTTTGCAATTTTCGGCGGGTTCTTGGCCTTTCTGCTCGCGGTCCCGGACCTTCTTCTCCCCAAGAGGACCAAGTTTCAAACGTATTTTTCGATCGTCTTGATTCTGATCGGCGTCTTACAACTGTTAAACGAGATCGTCTTTCAAGGAGTTTTGCGGGATCCGTCCATCTATCTTGCTTTCAGTCTTCCTTTTCTTTTTACGATCGGTCCGGTTGCGTATCTCTCCATTCGAGCGATGGTTGAGGAAGAATTCCGATTTGGAATCTTCCCTTGGATTTCTCTTCTGCCGGCTATTGTGGTCGTTTTTCCCATTTCTATTTTATTCTCAACGGTTCGTTTTTTTCCTTGGGATTTTCCTTTCTCGGAGCTCAACGAAGCGGAATGTCTTTTCAAAGCGCTTTATTTGGTTTCGGCCTTGTATTCTTTTTATTACGGGATTTTGATTCTTCGAATTTTATCTTCCGTTCAAGAAAAAAAACTCAAACTTTTAATCTGGATTTCTTTTATCGATTTTTTCTTCGTTTCCATTTTTGGTTTTTTGGGAATTTCCGTTGAATTCTTCTTTCTGAAAGTTTCAAGTTGGGTTGTGACGCTCGCGTTGTGTTTGGTTTATTACGTCAGGAAAAAATATCCGGAGTTTGAGGAGACGATTCATGTCGAACTCGTAAAGGCGAAATATTCCCGTTCTCGGCTTGGAGGATTGGAAGTGGATTCCATTCTCAAGAAACTTGAAGTAATGATGAAAGTCGAAAAGGTCTTTCAAGACGAAGAGATTTCTCTTTCCTCCGTTGCAGAGAGGGTTTCTCTTACCACTCATCAGCTTTCTGAGTTGATCAATCGTAAACTCAACAAAAGTTTTTTTATCTGGTTGAATGAATATCGAATCGAAGAGGCAAAAAGACTTCTTTACGAAACGGATAAGACCGTCATCGAAATCGCTATGGAGGTAGGATTCAATAATCGTTCTTCTTTTAACGAGGCCTTCTTAAAATTCACGCAAAAAACTCCGGTGGGCTACCGCAAATTTTCAAGAGAGGACGCCACATTTTTCACTTCTTCTTAG
- a CDS encoding DUF4345 family protein, whose protein sequence is MQNDNLTITRSVDQDRILSLISKIFLLMNIAVYDAFAIGFFLIPLKLASWIGIELQTTAALADFRAMYGGLCFGIGIVLVLALFRKEWLSSGLLLSVTTAGGLLLGRLYTLLWDGPGNEYIYISMAMEIGAVLIGGWLLKRS, encoded by the coding sequence ATGCAAAACGACAATCTTACGATAACTCGATCCGTCGATCAGGATCGAATTCTTTCCCTCATTTCAAAAATTTTTCTCCTCATGAACATCGCGGTGTACGACGCCTTCGCGATCGGTTTTTTCTTGATTCCGCTGAAATTGGCTTCTTGGATCGGAATTGAACTGCAAACAACCGCGGCCTTAGCCGATTTTCGCGCTATGTATGGCGGACTTTGTTTCGGCATTGGAATCGTTCTCGTTCTTGCTCTCTTTCGGAAGGAATGGCTTTCGAGTGGACTTTTACTTTCCGTTACTACGGCAGGCGGTCTCTTGTTAGGAAGGCTCTATACCCTTCTTTGGGACGGACCCGGGAACGAATACATTTACATCAGCATGGCAATGGAGATCGGCGCCGTTTTGATCGGAGGTTGGCTTTTAAAACGTTCCTAA
- a CDS encoding flavin-containing monooxygenase, producing the protein MAQKLKEEKLKTKSSGTQTLEAIIVGTGFAGLGMGVRLKEKGIHSFLILEQASGVGGTWRDNHYPGAACDVQSHLYSFSFERNPNWSRMYGLQSEILEYLNHCTDKYDLRPHIHFNTSAESAIFDEKNGFWNVKTSNGNSYKAKTLINGSGGLSRPVLPDVPGLKKFRGKMFHSARWDHSYDLNGKTVGVIGTGASAIQIVPAIQPNVKILNLFQRTAPWVIAKPDRAISNFERGLFRYFPPAQWLFRMAIYWMLEFRVIAFTVHPGLMKILEFFAKGYINKNVKDPILRKKVTPNFTIGCKRVLISNEYYGALQKQNVNVITSAIQEINENGIVTQDGVEYPLDALILATGFQAADAMSPFEVKGLGGLDLNDAWKNGAEAYLGTTVSGFPNMFLIVGPNTGLGHSSMVLMIESQINYTLQCILSLRKKKLKFINVLKEAQDRYNRKIQARLEKSIWNTGGCMSWYRTKNGKNTTLWPGFTFEFRLKTKSVNLSHYEIAKSDDSLERLGLVSRIAMIFGGIFR; encoded by the coding sequence ATGGCTCAGAAATTGAAAGAAGAAAAGTTAAAAACAAAATCATCCGGAACTCAGACCTTGGAAGCAATTATAGTCGGTACCGGCTTCGCAGGTCTTGGAATGGGAGTGCGTCTCAAAGAGAAAGGAATTCATTCTTTCTTAATCCTCGAACAAGCCTCTGGAGTGGGTGGGACTTGGAGGGACAATCATTATCCCGGTGCGGCGTGCGATGTTCAGTCGCATCTTTATTCTTTCTCTTTTGAAAGAAATCCAAACTGGTCTAGAATGTACGGTCTTCAATCGGAGATCTTAGAATATCTCAATCATTGTACGGATAAATACGATCTCCGACCGCATATTCATTTTAATACTTCAGCGGAATCCGCGATTTTTGACGAAAAAAACGGGTTTTGGAACGTGAAGACTTCGAATGGAAATTCTTACAAAGCAAAAACTTTGATCAACGGTTCGGGAGGTTTGAGCCGTCCTGTTTTACCGGATGTTCCCGGTCTTAAAAAGTTTAGAGGAAAAATGTTCCACTCTGCGAGATGGGATCATTCTTACGATCTCAATGGGAAGACGGTGGGAGTGATCGGAACCGGTGCAAGCGCGATCCAGATCGTTCCTGCCATTCAACCGAATGTGAAAATTTTGAATCTTTTCCAGAGAACGGCACCTTGGGTAATCGCGAAACCGGATCGTGCAATTTCGAATTTTGAAAGAGGACTCTTTCGATATTTCCCGCCGGCTCAATGGCTTTTTCGAATGGCGATTTATTGGATGTTAGAATTTAGGGTGATTGCCTTTACCGTTCATCCAGGTCTTATGAAGATTTTAGAATTCTTTGCAAAAGGTTATATCAATAAGAATGTAAAGGATCCGATTCTTAGAAAAAAAGTGACTCCTAATTTTACGATCGGCTGTAAAAGAGTCCTTATTTCGAATGAATACTATGGTGCATTACAAAAACAGAATGTGAATGTAATTACGAGCGCGATTCAGGAAATTAATGAGAATGGGATCGTCACTCAGGATGGAGTGGAATATCCACTCGATGCTTTGATCTTAGCGACAGGGTTTCAGGCCGCAGATGCGATGTCTCCGTTCGAGGTGAAGGGTTTGGGTGGATTGGATTTGAATGACGCTTGGAAAAACGGAGCCGAGGCGTATCTAGGGACTACAGTTTCAGGTTTTCCTAATATGTTTCTGATCGTCGGTCCCAATACCGGCCTCGGTCATAGTTCTATGGTTTTGATGATCGAATCGCAGATCAATTATACTCTTCAATGTATTCTTTCTCTACGGAAGAAAAAATTGAAATTCATCAATGTTTTGAAGGAAGCTCAAGATCGTTATAATCGAAAGATTCAAGCGCGTTTGGAAAAGTCGATTTGGAATACCGGAGGTTGTATGAGTTGGTATCGTACGAAGAACGGAAAGAATACGACTCTTTGGCCTGGTTTTACTTTTGAATTTCGTCTAAAGACAAAGTCTGTAAATCTTTCGCACTATGAGATCGCGAAATCGGACGATTCCCTGGAACGCCTCGGTTTGGTCTCGAGAATCGCGATGATTTTCGGCGGAATCTTTCGTTAG
- a CDS encoding DUF1564 family protein, which translates to MKLLLLLSRTVKSMGILISATPSTSSRLTGSKKNVESILIPESFLKRLTDLERKNLPKIVGPLLETYTKYLVSLRRLNPRAKKVMYQRGEGKLIKVNMRIASENWELLRVLADAHGVSKSFLFNYILWLDSLDVGESIREVLGVGVPTLHNSYSYTLQYDRFQNKISRILKFTPEHLKTIRRYRTRETS; encoded by the coding sequence ATGAAGCTCCTTTTGCTCCTTTCCAGAACCGTGAAGAGTATGGGGATATTGATTTCAGCAACGCCTTCGACGAGTTCCCGTTTAACGGGTAGTAAAAAGAATGTGGAATCGATTCTGATTCCAGAATCTTTCCTTAAAAGACTCACGGATTTAGAGAGAAAGAATCTTCCGAAAATCGTCGGGCCTCTCCTGGAAACGTACACAAAATATCTCGTCTCTCTCAGACGCCTCAATCCAAGAGCGAAAAAAGTTATGTACCAAAGAGGAGAAGGAAAGCTAATAAAAGTAAATATGAGAATCGCTTCGGAAAACTGGGAGCTCCTCCGTGTCCTCGCCGATGCCCATGGAGTCTCTAAGAGTTTTCTCTTCAACTATATCCTCTGGCTGGACTCCCTCGACGTAGGCGAGTCCATTCGTGAAGTCCTGGGGGTGGGTGTTCCCACCCTCCACAACTCTTACAGCTATACCCTCCAGTACGACCGGTTTCAAAATAAGATCTCCCGAATTCTAAAATTCACCCCCGAACATCTAAAAACGATCCGGAGATATCGAACTCGAGAGACCTCTTAA
- a CDS encoding Pycsar system effector family protein: MQTEYFSTTKARSSVDYLLRTVHQHHVQLSLMADQKANILIAASFVILSLALGFLQRGTYVTGMIILMAFVAVAASLAIFAVMPFSKRDKLKKKNPLFFGDFANDDEETFFKNMESSLESDASLYKAISFDIYQMGRSIYFTKYRFIRWSYRFFLAGFFIGGTLIVFESVGWIPSLIR, translated from the coding sequence ATGCAGACAGAATACTTTTCCACAACGAAAGCCAGATCCTCCGTCGATTATCTACTCAGAACCGTCCACCAACATCACGTCCAATTGAGTCTCATGGCCGATCAAAAGGCGAATATATTGATTGCCGCTTCTTTTGTTATCCTTTCCTTAGCGCTCGGGTTTTTGCAACGAGGGACGTACGTCACCGGGATGATCATACTCATGGCGTTTGTTGCGGTGGCGGCGTCTTTGGCGATTTTTGCCGTGATGCCCTTTTCGAAACGTGATAAACTAAAAAAGAAGAATCCATTGTTTTTCGGTGATTTTGCTAACGACGACGAAGAAACATTCTTTAAGAATATGGAATCTTCTTTAGAATCGGATGCATCCCTCTACAAGGCGATATCCTTCGATATTTATCAGATGGGAAGAAGTATCTATTTTACAAAATATAGATTCATACGATGGAGCTACCGATTTTTTCTGGCTGGATTTTTTATCGGAGGAACTCTGATCGTATTTGAAAGCGTCGGTTGGATCCCCTCCCTCATACGTTAG
- a CDS encoding DNA polymerase domain-containing protein: MAETIWIEGTLFDIYHIEDRIHIWILNGKGEPLLVYDFYQPVIYARGDEILLKKLVQRLYQLRALAEIPTYEEKNLFYENQTVSVLKLTIARPSVLSKVSRKLYALYGKFDIFHSDIEVPTSYLVEKKLFPLCKVRLSYSEERDGKKIHEIIALDEIENLDYDVPKFKILSMRLSQSHRLDMKKNSLVFRTFDKSWEFSGSNPKELLSQIDALLKEEDPDIILSSYGDQIIFPYLFSQAQKFKIFPAFDRDRASPIRRNIQTKGTSFNTYGTIVFRAPSYPLFGRWHIDSENSFVHKEADLLGIVELARLSRLPIQKMARASTGKALTAIETDVALRRGYLVPWQKSAIESPKTALQLLEADKGGLVFQPDISFGMTAENVAQLDFAQMYPSIMVLHNISPECVNCSCCENDKTTPVVPSLGYKICNKRKGIVSEALEHVLVRRAHYKNIVKQTKDEVKLYESELKQSSLKWMLVTSFGYLGYRNAKFGRLESHESVNAFAREKLLTAKEISEERGYVFIHAITDSLFIRKEDSSSFSQEELDSLCAEITAKTSVKIDVDGIYTWLLFPSSSQDPKMPVANRYMGRFSSGKLKCRGIGSRRKDIPVFIRNAQKEMLEWMREKITIQELIDSEKEILQIFDRYDNQLKTEKVPLEELLVRRSTSKDLEEYEVHGATSLSLLRLKELGIEVQAGEKIRYLVLNRNSKSKDQWYLPEEALPVFISKNKKIHWDKTFYRKLLTNVFREIWSEFASFKDFDSLIDEQRWLPFDDHYWEEYQKFLIEKRQSS; encoded by the coding sequence ATGGCTGAAACGATTTGGATCGAAGGAACTCTATTCGATATTTATCATATAGAAGATAGAATACATATTTGGATTCTCAATGGTAAAGGAGAACCTCTTCTCGTTTACGATTTTTATCAGCCGGTCATCTATGCCAGGGGAGATGAAATTCTTCTTAAAAAACTCGTACAAAGACTCTATCAACTCAGAGCGCTCGCGGAAATCCCGACCTACGAGGAGAAAAATCTCTTCTATGAAAATCAGACGGTCTCCGTCCTCAAACTTACGATCGCTCGTCCTTCCGTTTTGTCTAAGGTTTCCAGAAAACTCTATGCGCTCTACGGAAAATTCGACATCTTTCATTCAGACATCGAAGTCCCAACAAGCTATCTCGTTGAAAAAAAATTATTTCCTTTGTGCAAAGTGCGACTCTCCTATTCGGAAGAAAGGGACGGAAAAAAAATTCACGAGATAATAGCCCTCGATGAAATCGAAAATTTAGACTACGATGTCCCTAAGTTCAAAATTCTTTCTATGCGACTTTCTCAGAGTCATAGACTCGACATGAAAAAAAACTCTCTCGTATTTCGAACTTTTGACAAGTCTTGGGAATTCTCTGGCTCGAATCCGAAAGAACTTTTATCTCAGATCGACGCTCTTCTCAAAGAAGAGGATCCCGATATCATTCTCTCCTCTTACGGTGATCAGATCATCTTCCCGTATTTATTCTCTCAAGCTCAAAAGTTTAAAATTTTCCCCGCATTCGATCGGGACCGAGCGAGTCCGATTCGAAGAAATATTCAAACGAAAGGTACTAGCTTTAATACGTACGGCACGATCGTTTTTCGAGCTCCTTCTTACCCTCTTTTTGGACGTTGGCATATCGATTCGGAAAATAGCTTTGTTCATAAAGAAGCGGATCTTTTGGGTATTGTCGAATTAGCAAGACTCTCTCGTCTTCCAATTCAAAAGATGGCAAGAGCTTCGACGGGGAAAGCCCTGACCGCGATTGAAACGGACGTCGCCTTGAGAAGAGGGTATCTCGTCCCTTGGCAAAAGAGCGCGATCGAATCTCCGAAAACCGCCCTTCAACTTTTAGAAGCGGACAAAGGCGGACTTGTCTTTCAGCCGGACATCAGCTTCGGAATGACCGCTGAAAACGTAGCACAATTGGATTTTGCACAAATGTACCCGAGCATCATGGTTCTCCATAACATTTCTCCTGAATGTGTAAACTGTTCCTGTTGCGAGAACGACAAAACAACTCCGGTAGTTCCGAGTTTAGGATACAAAATATGTAACAAACGAAAAGGAATCGTTTCGGAGGCTTTGGAACACGTTCTGGTTCGAAGAGCACATTACAAAAATATAGTAAAACAAACAAAAGACGAAGTAAAACTCTATGAAAGCGAACTCAAACAATCCAGTCTTAAGTGGATGTTGGTCACCTCTTTCGGTTATCTTGGATACAGAAACGCAAAATTCGGAAGATTGGAAAGTCACGAAAGCGTAAACGCTTTCGCAAGAGAAAAACTTCTAACCGCCAAGGAGATTTCGGAGGAAAGAGGTTATGTTTTTATCCACGCGATTACCGACAGCCTTTTTATCCGCAAAGAGGATTCTTCTTCGTTCTCTCAAGAAGAATTAGATTCTCTCTGCGCCGAAATAACGGCAAAGACTTCCGTTAAAATCGATGTCGACGGGATTTATACTTGGCTTCTTTTTCCGTCGTCCAGTCAAGATCCGAAGATGCCTGTTGCAAACCGATACATGGGAAGATTTTCATCGGGAAAGTTAAAGTGTAGAGGAATCGGTTCCAGAAGAAAAGACATTCCCGTCTTTATTAGGAACGCTCAAAAGGAAATGTTGGAATGGATGAGAGAAAAAATTACGATCCAAGAATTGATCGATTCGGAAAAGGAAATCTTACAGATCTTCGATCGTTATGATAATCAACTCAAAACGGAGAAAGTTCCTCTCGAAGAACTTTTGGTCAGAAGATCCACTTCGAAAGATCTGGAAGAATACGAAGTACACGGCGCAACCTCACTTTCGCTTCTTCGCCTCAAGGAATTAGGGATCGAAGTTCAAGCGGGTGAAAAAATCCGATATTTAGTACTCAATCGAAATTCCAAAAGTAAGGACCAATGGTATCTTCCGGAAGAGGCCCTTCCGGTTTTTATAAGTAAGAATAAAAAAATCCACTGGGATAAAACTTTCTATAGGAAACTTCTTACAAACGTTTTTAGAGAGATTTGGTCGGAGTTTGCTTCGTTTAAAGACTTCGATTCTCTGATCGACGAACAGAGATGGCTTCCGTTTGACGATCATTACTGGGAAGAATATCAAAAATTCTTGATAGAAAAGAGACAAAGCTCATGA
- the glyA gene encoding serine hydroxymethyltransferase — translation MQFLPKADPEIYAAIKKEDERQENNLEMIASENFVSRPVLEAYTSTLTNKYAEGYPGKRYYNGCVNADAVESLAIERAKKLFGAEYANVQPHSGAQANMAVFLACLEPGDSFLGMNLAHGGHLTHGSPVNISGRYYKPIPYGVDPKTEMIDYDEIAKLAREHKPKLIVAGASAYARIIDFAKFAEIAKEVGAKLMADIAHISGLVSTGYHPSPVGLFDYVTTTTHKTLRGPRGGLILSSLENEKILNSRVFPGIQGGPLMHVIAAKAVAFQEALQPEYKTYIETVLANAKTLAEVFVKRGYRVVSGGTDNHLVLLDVSVKGLTGAQAADGLDEVGVTVNKNAIPFDKNPPAVASGIRLGTPALTTRGLKPSDIEVVGNLICDFLDNPNDEKNRSKVKGGVKEVTQRFPMDRFRLD, via the coding sequence ATGCAGTTTCTTCCGAAAGCAGATCCAGAAATCTATGCAGCGATCAAAAAAGAGGACGAAAGACAGGAAAATAACCTGGAAATGATCGCCTCCGAGAATTTTGTTTCCAGACCGGTTCTGGAAGCCTACACTTCAACACTCACAAACAAATACGCGGAAGGTTATCCGGGAAAAAGATACTACAACGGATGTGTCAACGCGGATGCAGTGGAAAGCCTCGCCATCGAAAGAGCGAAAAAACTCTTCGGCGCGGAATACGCGAACGTCCAACCTCATTCGGGCGCGCAAGCAAATATGGCCGTCTTCTTGGCTTGTTTAGAACCGGGAGATTCTTTCCTCGGAATGAACCTCGCGCACGGAGGTCACCTGACCCACGGTTCTCCGGTCAATATCAGCGGTCGTTATTATAAACCGATTCCATACGGAGTGGATCCGAAAACGGAGATGATCGACTACGATGAAATCGCAAAACTCGCGAGAGAACACAAACCGAAGTTGATCGTTGCCGGTGCCTCTGCTTACGCAAGAATCATCGATTTCGCGAAATTCGCGGAGATCGCAAAAGAAGTCGGAGCCAAACTTATGGCGGACATCGCACATATCTCGGGGCTTGTTTCCACCGGATATCACCCTTCTCCCGTTGGACTTTTTGACTACGTAACGACCACGACTCACAAAACCCTGAGAGGACCGAGAGGCGGGCTCATTCTTTCTTCCTTAGAAAATGAGAAAATACTCAACTCTCGCGTTTTCCCTGGAATTCAGGGCGGACCTCTGATGCACGTGATCGCCGCCAAAGCCGTAGCATTCCAAGAAGCGCTTCAACCCGAATACAAAACTTATATTGAAACCGTATTAGCAAATGCTAAAACTCTTGCAGAAGTATTCGTAAAACGAGGATATCGTGTCGTGAGCGGTGGAACGGACAATCACCTCGTTCTTCTGGACGTTTCCGTAAAAGGACTTACCGGAGCACAGGCGGCGGATGGACTGGACGAAGTGGGAGTGACCGTAAACAAAAACGCGATTCCTTTTGATAAGAATCCTCCGGCAGTCGCTTCCGGAATTCGTTTGGGAACTCCGGCGCTTACGACTCGCGGACTCAAACCTTCGGACATCGAAGTTGTAGGAAATCTGATCTGCGATTTTCTCGACAACCCAAACGACGAAAAGAATCGTTCGAAAGTAAAAGGTGGAGTCAAGGAAGTCACTCAGAGATTTCCGATGGATCGTTTCCGTCTGGATTGA
- a CDS encoding lipoate--protein ligase family protein produces MRTFSFIQNSERSATYNLAIEEAIGLHLVSSGYGAGLRIWKNPFSIVVGLSERPEETVLPEILNPFLEFEKNAGKESVLKNKKNIQKNSSPSIVRRASGGGTVVHHPEENLNFTFFISLDVKPELYKVKESYDYFLSLVIASLKKQTLDASFRGKSDLAVVDQGLEKKISGNAQFRKRGAVVHHGTLILKPSLIERVSGLLKHPPEEPEYRKNRKHSDFVTALPEHFSTLKFGQDLSHVFAESLGLSRMGTEKDLRFTKLILREAKTLLENKYSRMDFILRD; encoded by the coding sequence ATGCGCACATTCTCCTTTATTCAAAACTCGGAACGATCTGCCACATACAATCTTGCCATCGAAGAAGCGATCGGGCTTCATCTGGTATCCTCCGGGTATGGAGCCGGACTTCGGATCTGGAAAAACCCATTCTCCATCGTAGTAGGTCTTTCTGAAAGACCGGAAGAAACGGTTCTCCCGGAAATACTCAATCCATTCTTAGAATTCGAAAAAAACGCAGGAAAAGAATCCGTTCTCAAAAACAAAAAAAACATCCAAAAGAATTCTTCACCTTCGATTGTCCGGAGAGCGAGCGGCGGAGGAACCGTGGTTCATCATCCGGAAGAGAATCTAAATTTCACATTCTTCATTTCCTTGGACGTAAAACCGGAACTCTACAAGGTAAAAGAATCCTATGATTATTTCCTAAGTTTAGTCATCGCGTCCTTGAAAAAACAAACGTTAGACGCTTCTTTCAGAGGGAAATCGGATCTTGCGGTCGTCGATCAAGGATTGGAGAAGAAGATTTCGGGAAATGCACAATTCCGGAAAAGAGGCGCGGTCGTCCATCACGGGACGTTGATCTTAAAACCTTCCCTCATCGAAAGAGTCTCCGGACTTCTCAAACATCCACCGGAAGAACCTGAATACAGAAAGAATCGAAAACATTCCGATTTCGTGACGGCCCTCCCCGAGCATTTTTCTACCTTAAAATTTGGCCAAGACCTTTCTCATGTATTTGCCGAATCTCTGGGTCTTTCCAGAATGGGCACAGAGAAGGATCTCCGATTTACAAAATTGATTCTCAGAGAAGCGAAAACTCTCCTGGAGAATAAGTATTCGAGGATGGATTTTATCCTCAGAGACTGA
- a CDS encoding rhomboid family intramembrane serine protease codes for MTGYYNRIGPELTPVVRMLLILNGGIFAIQLLLSWTVGDYLTLFFGLTPDAITHHYYVWQFITYAFLHSTQNIFHILFNMFSLWMFGSILENHWGGKNFLKFYLFSCFMGGFFPWILHLLGWHQGTIIGASGGIYGLLVAFALIWPNQELLFMGFFPLKAKYMVVILMLIIAFSGPGGNIAHMAHAGGAIGGALYFFYYNKLKSKIPSSLSLSRYLQKRKMKKWQEEMNRKIHVREEVDLLLDKISKSGMDSLSRKEKKFLKDASSQYSSEE; via the coding sequence ATGACAGGCTACTACAATCGGATCGGGCCGGAGCTGACTCCCGTGGTTCGGATGCTCTTGATCTTAAACGGGGGAATTTTCGCGATTCAACTCCTTCTTTCCTGGACGGTAGGAGATTATCTCACTCTCTTTTTCGGATTAACGCCCGACGCAATCACGCATCATTATTACGTTTGGCAATTTATTACGTACGCATTCTTACATTCCACACAGAACATCTTCCATATTCTGTTTAACATGTTTTCTCTTTGGATGTTCGGTTCCATTTTGGAAAATCACTGGGGAGGAAAGAACTTTCTTAAATTCTATCTTTTCTCCTGTTTTATGGGCGGCTTCTTTCCCTGGATTTTGCATCTCTTAGGGTGGCACCAAGGAACGATCATAGGAGCTTCGGGAGGAATCTACGGTCTTTTGGTTGCCTTCGCTTTGATCTGGCCGAACCAGGAATTGTTGTTCATGGGTTTTTTTCCCCTGAAGGCGAAATACATGGTCGTCATCCTCATGCTGATCATCGCGTTCTCCGGTCCGGGCGGGAACATTGCGCATATGGCTCATGCAGGAGGTGCCATCGGAGGCGCCCTTTATTTCTTTTATTATAATAAACTTAAGTCTAAAATCCCTTCTTCTCTTTCTTTGAGTCGTTATCTCCAGAAGAGAAAGATGAAAAAATGGCAAGAAGAGATGAATCGAAAGATTCACGTCCGAGAAGAAGTGGATCTTCTTTTGGATAAGATTTCGAAGAGTGGAATGGATTCTCTTTCGAGAAAGGAAAAGAAATTCTTAAAGGACGCGTCTAGCCAGTATTCTTCGGAAGAATGA
- a CDS encoding MBL fold metallo-hydrolase, translated as MIIQLYGTRGSISAPLRTTEYIQKLIQVLEIVRDGNPNVLSDIEKFISNLPPYLTHVVGGNTTCISVVLSSGRRIVIDCGTGARVLGDELMQEKFGKGQGRIAFFFTHTHWDHIQGLPFFKPLYIPGNELHFYSPFSDLSERFERQQASEFFPLPFSALASTKLFTCVQPGETLDLEGDCKVNVYPLKHPGGSFAYRLEEKGKVFIFATDAEFTGEDFASVSEMKPFFQDADLLILDSQYTLDESFQKFDWGHTSYTMAVNCAVAWNVKTLVLTHHEPAYADDVLDIILQEARAHAVALGNHTLKIELAIEGNEYKLS; from the coding sequence GTGATCATCCAGCTTTACGGAACTCGAGGTTCGATTTCCGCCCCTCTCCGAACTACGGAATATATACAAAAGCTTATTCAAGTCCTGGAAATCGTCCGGGACGGAAACCCAAATGTACTTTCGGATATCGAGAAATTTATTTCCAATCTTCCTCCTTACCTTACTCACGTAGTAGGCGGCAATACCACTTGTATCTCCGTGGTTCTTTCCTCGGGGAGAAGAATCGTGATCGATTGTGGGACGGGCGCTCGCGTTCTCGGCGACGAGCTCATGCAGGAGAAGTTCGGCAAAGGTCAGGGAAGGATCGCGTTCTTCTTTACCCATACGCATTGGGATCATATCCAAGGGCTTCCCTTCTTCAAACCCCTCTATATTCCGGGGAATGAACTCCATTTTTATTCTCCTTTTTCCGATCTTTCGGAACGTTTTGAAAGACAGCAGGCCTCCGAATTCTTCCCTCTTCCATTTTCCGCGCTCGCTTCCACGAAACTCTTTACCTGCGTCCAGCCTGGCGAAACTTTGGATTTAGAAGGGGATTGTAAGGTGAACGTCTATCCTCTCAAACACCCGGGTGGGTCTTTCGCCTACCGGTTGGAGGAGAAGGGAAAGGTCTTTATTTTCGCCACGGACGCGGAATTTACCGGAGAAGATTTTGCTTCCGTTTCGGAGATGAAACCGTTTTTTCAAGACGCGGATCTTCTCATCCTGGATTCTCAATATACCCTGGATGAATCCTTCCAAAAATTTGACTGGGGACATACATCCTACACGATGGCCGTAAATTGTGCAGTTGCTTGGAATGTGAAAACACTGGTTCTCACTCATCACGAACCCGCGTATGCGGACGACGTTTTGGATATCATTCTCCAGGAAGCGCGGGCACACGCGGTCGCGCTCGGCAATCATACACTCAAGATCGAACTCGCCATAGAAGGGAACGAATATAAACTATCATGA